The following coding sequences are from one Microtus pennsylvanicus isolate mMicPen1 chromosome 1, mMicPen1.hap1, whole genome shotgun sequence window:
- the Rps19 gene encoding small ribosomal subunit protein eS19: protein MPGVTVKDVNQQEFVRALAAFLKKSGKLKVPEWVDTVKLAKHKELAPYDENWFYTRAASTARHLYLRGGAGVGSMTKIYGGRQRNGVRPSHFSRGSKSVARRVLQALEGLKMVEKDQDGGRKLTPQGQRDLDRIAGQVAAANKKH from the exons ATGCCTGGAGTTACTGTAAAAGACGTTAACCAGCAGGAGTTCGTCAGAGCTCTGGCAGCCTTCCTCAAAAA GTCCGGGAAGCTGAAAGTCCCCGAATGGGTGGACACAGTCAAGCTGGCCAAACATAAAGAGCTTGCCCCCTATGATGAGAACTGGTTCTACACGCGAGCTG CCTCTACAGCACGGCACCTGTACCTGCGTGGTGGTGCCGGGGTTGGCTCCATGACCAAGATCTATGGAGGACGGCAGAGAAACGGTGTCAGGCCCAGCCACTTCAGCAGAGGCTCCAAGAGTGTGGCCCGCCGCGTTCTCCAAGCCCTGGAGGGACTGAAAATGGTGGAAAAGGACCAGGACGG GGGCCGCAAGCTAACACCTCAGGGACAGAGAGATCTGGACAGGATTGCCGGACAG